One stretch of Lytechinus variegatus isolate NC3 chromosome 17, Lvar_3.0, whole genome shotgun sequence DNA includes these proteins:
- the LOC121431294 gene encoding uncharacterized protein LOC121431294 has protein sequence MPPFSLLMTHSPTTTISTLDADHLEVRKVAVIKSPNHPRLYCNNLNVTWLVSVPPAYQIRLHFDSFSTEKGPDFVTVNDGWTSDYSSSTERRPLSGSIDPGDIVSNGSYLWVQFTTNNQGRSKGFRALLTTELRLETLRSNHNVLIITSVSVAVLVLLSFSVFGYISWKKRTKDEQDDGQQEGQYMDLTPSVTSSPTYEALGAVRLSKTKESPTTKDEQDDGQQEGQYMDLTPSVTSSPTYEALGAVRLSKTKECPTYENKSVVKHHQNIHGITTKDEHPYELPN, from the exons ATGCCTCCATTCAGTCTCCTAATGACCCATTCTCCTACTACAACAATATCAACATTAGATG ctgATCATTTGGAAGTTAGGAAAGTAGCTGTGATCAAGTCTCCGAATCACCCACGCCTGTATTGCAACAATCTCAATGTAACATGGCTTGTTAGTGTTCCTCCTGCATATCAAATAAGGCTTCATTTCGACAGCTTCTCAACGGAAAAGGGTCCTGACTTTGTAACCGTGAATGATGGATGGACATCGGACTATTCGAGCTCAACTGAAAGAAGGCCTCTATCTGGAAGTATTGATCCAGGTGACATCGTATCGAATGGATCATATCTCTGGGTCCAATTCACCACTAATAATCAGGGGAGATCAAAAGGATTCAGGGCACTTCTGACGACTGAGCTACGAT TGGAGACACTGAGGTCTAATCATAATGTGCTGATAATAACATCAGTCTCAGTGGCAGTTCTGGTTCTTCTGAGCTTCAGCGTTTTCGGATATATCAGCTGGAAGAAAAG AACTAAGGACGAGCAAGACGATGGACAACAAGAGGGGCAGTACATGGACCTAACACCATCTGTTACGTCATCACCAACCTACGAAGCTTTAGGAGCTGTTCGGCTTTCAAAGACAAAGGAGAGTCCGAC AACTAAGGACGAGCAAGACGATGGACAACAAGAGGGGCAGTACATGGACCTAACACCATCTGTTACGTCATCACCAACCTACGAAGCTTTAGGAGCTGTTCGGCTTTCAAAGACAAAGGAGTGTCCGACGTACGAGAACAAATCAGTAGtgaaacatcatcaaaatattcaCGGAATAACTACAAAAGATGAGCATCCATATGAGCTTCCCAACTAA